Proteins encoded in a region of the Triticum dicoccoides isolate Atlit2015 ecotype Zavitan chromosome 3A, WEW_v2.0, whole genome shotgun sequence genome:
- the LOC119269584 gene encoding pentatricopeptide repeat-containing protein At3g46790, chloroplastic-like: MFASAPAGSLHLSHPAFGARRPRLARCRSSLSSSGAAPPPANANHLIQTLCASGRLSRAAALLQGLPAPTQRTYESLLQAAARAGDAALAAAVHRRLEADPVFRSDPFLSTRLIDAYAALGALPAARQVFDEAPDKNIFVWNALLKALALADHGDEALARLADMGRLGVPVDSYSYTLGLKACIAASASHAPASARVREVHAHAIRRGYALHMHVATTLIDCYAKLGIVGYAENVFAAMPERNVVSWSAMIACYAKNERPADAIELFKDMLASDADLVPNSITIVSVLNACAGVNALGHGKLLHAYILRRGFDSLVSVLNALMAMYMRCGCLEVGRHIFNWIGRRRDVVSWNSLISGYGMHGFGREAIQVFEKMVQVGLSPSIITFISVLGACSHAGLVDEGKKLFESMTDYSVKPRAEHYACMVDLLGRAGQLDEAVELIQSMHIEPSPQVWGALLGACRIHGHVEYAEMACSRLFDLEPRNAGNYVLLADIYSRAKLQDQVAVLKELLEEHGLEKVPGCSWMEVNKKIYSFTSVDNKNPPVEQLQALIGEFVAQMKNEGYVPDTEIVMYDIEEEEKERILLGHSEKLAVAFGLINTHSGEVIRITKNLRLCEDCHSVTKFISRFTEREIVVKDVNRFHHFRDGICSCGDYW; the protein is encoded by the coding sequence ATGTTCGCCTCCGCCCCCGCGGGTTCGCTCCACCTCTCCCACCCGGCGTTCGGCGCCAGGCGCCCAAGGCTCGCGCGCTGCAGGTCCTCCCTGTCGTCGTCGGGCGCGGCGCCCCCGCCGGCCAATGCCAACCACCTCATCCAGACGCTCTGCGCCAGCGGCCGCCTCTCCCGCGCCGCCGCGCTCCTCCAGGGCCTCCCCGCCCCCACGCAGCGCACCTACGAGTCGCTCCTCCAGGCCGCCGCCAGGGCCGGGGACGCCGCGCTCGCCGCGGCCGTCCACCGCCGGCTCGAGGCCGACCCGGTCTTCCGCTCCGACCCGTTCCTCTCCACCCGCCTCATCGACGCCTACGCTGCGCTCGGCGCGCTCCCGGCCGCGCGCCAGGTGTTCGACGAGGCGCCCGACAAGAACATCTTCGTGTGGAACGCGCTGCTCAAGGCCCTCGCGCTCGCCGACCATGGCGACGAGGCGCTCGCGCGCTTGGCCGACATGGGGCGACTCGGCGTTCCCGTTGACAGCTACAGCTACACGCTCGGGCTCAAGGCCTGCATCGCCGCGTCGGCGTCGCACGCACCGGCCTCCGCCCGTGTACGCGAGGTACACGCACATGCCATCCGCCGTGGCTACGCATTGCACATGCATGTCGCCACTACTCTTATTGACTGCTATGCAAAGCTTGGGATCGTCGGCTATGCTGAGAATGTGTTTGCTGCAATGCCAGAGAGGAACGTTGTTTCCTGGAGTGCCATGATTGCGTGCTATGCCAAGAATGAGAGACCTGCTGATGCCATTGAGCTGTTCAAGGATATGCTGGCTTCTGATGCAGACCTGGTGCCTAACTCAATCACAATAGTAAGTGTCTTGAATGCGTGCGCGGGAGTAAACGCACTCGGTCACGGCAAACTATTGCATGCCTATATTCTTCGGAGGGGTTTCGACTCACTTGTTTCTGTACTGAATGCACTGATGGCAATGTACATGAGATGTGGATGCCTTGAAGTTGGCCGGCATATTTTCAATTGGATAGGACGCCGGAGGGATGTTGTGTCGTGGAATTCACTTATATCTGGATATGGGATGCATGGCTTTGGCCGTGAGGCGATTCAGGTGTTTGAGAAAATGGTTCAAGTTGGGTTATCACCGAGTATCATAACATTTATCAGTGTTCTTGGGGCTTGTAGCCATGCCGGACTTGTGGATGAGGGGAAGAAGTTGTTTGAGTCGATGACGGATTATAGTGTCAAACCCCGTGCAGAGCACTATGCTTGCATGGTAGACCTCCTTGGTCGTGCTGGGCAGTTGGATGAAGCAGTGGAGCTCATACAGAGCATGCACATTGAGCCGAGTCCTCAAGTGTGGGGTGCACTGCTTGGAGCTTGCCGTATTCATGGCCATGTGGAGTACGCAGAGATGGCTTGCTCTCGTCTCTTCGATCTTGAACCCAGAAATGCCGGCAACTATGTACTACTTGCTGATATTTATTCTCGAGCTAAACTGCAAGACCAAGTTGCCGTGCTAAAGGAGCTGCTTGAGGAGCATGGGCTAGAGAAGGTGCCGGGGTGCAGCTGGATGGAGGTGAACAAGAAGATATACTCTTTCACATCTGTGGACAACAAGAACCCCCCGGTTGAGCAGCTTCAAGCTCTGATAGGTGAGTTTGTGGCACAGATGAAAAATGAGGGCTATGTCCCTGACACAGAGATAGTCATGTATgacattgaagaagaagaaaaggaaaggatCTTGCTTGGTCACAGTGAGAAGCTGGCAGTTGCATTTGGGCTTATCAACACTCACAGCGGTGAAGTAATCAGGATCACCAAGAACCTGAGGCTATGTGAGGACTGTCATTCAGTCACCAAGTTCATCTCCAGATTCACAGAGCGCGAAATCGTTGTGAAGGATGTGAATCGGTTTCATCACTTCAGGGATGGAATTTGTTCGTGTGGCGATTATTGGTGA